In Physeter macrocephalus isolate SW-GA chromosome 2, ASM283717v5, whole genome shotgun sequence, a single window of DNA contains:
- the EFCAB9 gene encoding LOW QUALITY PROTEIN: EF-hand calcium-binding domain-containing protein 9 (The sequence of the model RefSeq protein was modified relative to this genomic sequence to represent the inferred CDS: deleted 1 base in 1 codon) → MKLKQGSFLWYLYLDKVYCLLSVRNVKALVEYFHLLDVHRKKTLNDVLFYHFLHHVTDLKRNQITIVFNMLDWNAVGEIGFDQFYMLVCILLAQENHLEEQFIFRHSRPVFELLDLDGELKIGPSNFHMYNFLFNIKKQQLRDLYHDFDITGDCRLNYKEFKLFTIFSMDKYQESQKAVKEEKKALPEKEVSQVNINSVH, encoded by the exons ATGAAACTGAAGCAAGGATCATTTCTGTGGTACCTCTATCTGGATAAAGTATATTGCTTATTATCCGTGAGAAATGTGAAGGCTTTGGTGGAGTATTTTCACCTTCTTGATGTGCACCGCAAGAAAACCTTGAATG ATGTGCTATTCTACCACTTCCTTCATCACGTGACTGACCTGAAACGGAACCAGATCACAATTGTGTTTAACATGCTGGACTGGAATGCTGTGGGCGAGATTGGTTTTGACCAGTTCTACATGCTGGTTTGCATACTGCTGGCACAGGAG AACCATTTGGAAGAGCAATTTATTTTCCGCCATTCCCGGCCTGTTTTTGAGCTGCTTGACCTGGATGGGGAGCTGAAAATTGGCCCATCCAACTTCCACATGTACAACTTtctcttcaatattaaaaaacagcaaCTCAGAGACCTGTACCATGACTTTGACATCACAGGTGACTGT CGTCTTAATTACAAGGAATTTAAGCTGTTTACTATCTTCTCCATGGACAAATACCAGGAGAGTCAGAAAGcagtgaaagaggag aagaaagctCTGCCCGAAAAGGAAGTGTCACAAGTTAAT ATCAACTCTGTCCATTAG